The Changchengzhania lutea genomic sequence TTTTTGGACTGACCTTGTTGATGAAAATGGTAAGTTATTACCAGAAGTAGATTACGGTGATGGCATTCATGTTAATAATATAGGCCACGATTTCTTGTATAAAAGAGTTTTGGGAAAAAATCTTCAAAGTCAAGTCTGTGCTAATCCTAATGTCACACTAGGAATAAATGAAATTGATGAATTAGAGGATTTTAATTTAAAAATCTTTCCTAACCCTACTACAAATCACGTAAACCTTAAATTTAACAGCAAAATAGGTGGTAAACTATCTATTTCGTTCTATGATGTATTAGGAAAAAATCATTTGGACATGGCTTCTAAACATTCTTTTAGTTCTGGTCTAAATACTTTAAAACTGAATTGGTCCAATAAAAACAGTAACATGTATTTTGTGGTTTTTGAGTTTGAAACCCAAAACGGCTCATTAAAAAAAAGTATGCCACTTTATATACGCTAATTACTGTATAATAAGTTTTATTTCCTTTCGATATTGCGATGCACTTTTACCTGTAATCTCATTGAACTGCTTATTAAAATGGGAAAAGTTATTAAAACCACACTCAAAGCAGATATCAGTAATACTCATTTGGCTTTCATTCAATAACTTGGTGGCGTGCACCACACGATATTCATTCACCAATTGAGTAAAAGTCTTTCCCGTAGCCTTTTTAAAGTACCTACAAAATGCCGGTACTGTCATGCTTACTTTATCTGCTATTTCTTCTAAACTAATGTGGTTTATAAAGTTCTTGTTAACGTGTTTAAAAATTACGTCAATTTTAGTACTATCCTGAGCCTCTGCTTCAAAGGCAAAGCCATCTGCATTTAATAACGTATAATCATCGGTATTTGCCAAATGATTTAAAATATCCAAAAAACTAAGAACCCGCTCCAGACCATCATAGTTCATAAGGTGCTCTATTTTTGGTCCAATTATTTTTTTCGTGTCTGGTTTAAAAAGGATTCCCTTTTTTGCTCTGTCAAACAGCAATGAAATGGCAGTCATTTCTGGAATTTTCAAAAAATCATCTCCTAAAAAACTTGATTTAAACTGCACGATTGTTTCAGTACCTGTAGCTGTAAGTCTATCTGTGAAACCATTGTGCGGTAAATTTGAGCCAATTAGTAAGAGTTGACTATTATTAAAATAGGATAAATGATTCCCAATGTGCCTTTTCCCTTGTCCTTTATTAACATAAACCAATTCCAGTTCTGGATGAAAATGCCAAAATGCAGCAGCCTTTTCAGCTTGTTTAACGTGCTGCCTAACCAGTAACGAACTTCCAAAGCCGGGACTAACTTTTTCAAAAGCGGGCTTCTTATTATTCATATAATCAATTTTGAAGCAAAACTAAGGAATTTTCATATAATAATATGTATTCATTTAACCCAATTATATTCTATTTTAACTTAACATAGATTTAACTTAGATTTAACAGTTAATTTAGCATATAAATTGGACAAAATTGATGTTTTTAAAACTTCCCTTCCACCATACCTTTGTACTGTTAAACGTTAATAAATCCAAATCATGAAAAACGTAAATAAAATTTTTAAAAACAGCATATTGGCACTTACTATGTGTGCTACCATGCTAGGCAATGCCAATGAAATTTCTTCTATAAACAATAAAGAAGACCTTAAGAAGACTGCATTAGTAATCAGTAATGTAAAGGAAGGCGATCTCCTATCTATTAAAGATGACAATGGTGTCATTCTATATAAAGAATTTATCAAAGTATCGGGAACATATAAAAAAGGATTCGATTTAACCGCTCTTCCCGATGGAAGCTACTTTTTTGAAGTTGACAAAGATCTGGAAATTAAAACCATTCCTTTTACTGTAAAATCGAATGAAGTAATTTTTGATAAAGACAGTGAGGTCACAATTTATAAACCTTATACCCGTGTAAAAAACGACATAATATATGTGACGAAATTATCCCCAAACAAAGCACCATTCAATATAGAAATCTTTCATAACAATAGTGGTGATTACAATTTAGTACATTCTGAAACTATTGAAAATACTCAAACTATTGAAAGGATATTTAAATTACAAGAAGGTAGTTACAAAATAGTTTATCACACCGATAATAGAGAGTTCACGAAATTCATTAACAATTAGTTTAATGTCTTATTTAGTTTAGTTTAGTTGATAAAAGTGAGCTGTGGTGGCTCACTTTTAATTTAAAATCTTTAATTATGGAAATAGAAAAATTAGAAAGTTTTAAAATTGATCATTTCAATAAAGCCATATTAGAATTCAAATTTCTAAAAAATGATTGGCTTGTTAAAAGGACTCTCCTTCATATACTGTGGGCGTTCATTAACATCACTACATTAATTTTTGTTTATTCACTAGTTTCAAACACAAAATGGACGCCCGTATTTATAGTAGGATGTCTATTATATTGCCTTTTCTATTGGTTATTAAGTTCTATCATGTTTGATAAACTTATTGGTGATGAAATTGACCATTTAAAATAATTTTAATTGACCATCCTTATATTGCTCATGCAAATCTAGATTTAGTTTAGGCATAGATTGATTTATAAAATATTTCTGTCTTGCTAATCTAACCAAATCATTAATTTGTTTTGCAATGTTGCCTTCGCCACGCATGCGTGTTCCATATCTGCTGTCATTTAGACGACCTCCATGGCAGTCTTCAATTTGATGAAGCACCTTTTCAGCTCGATCTGGTAGCTTTTTTCTAATCCAATCGGAAAAAATTTCGCCAATAGCACCATTTAACCTAACAATAGTGTGACCTATGGAAGTGGCTCCGTGTTTTGATGCCGTCTCGGCAAGCGCCAAAATTTCATGACTGTTGATTGAGGGAATTATTGGTGCCAACATCACATTTACTGGAATCCCATGATCGCTTAAAATCTGAATAGTTTCCAAACGCTTTTTAATACTTGCTGTTCTGGGTTCCAAAATACGTCTTGTGTCTTCTGATAGTGAGGTTAAGGATATCGTCACGCTTAATAAACGATCTTGAGCCAAAGCTTTTAAAAGATCCAAATCTCTTAAAATGAGCGCATTTTTTGTTATGATGCCTACAGGGTGTTTATATTTTAAAAACACCTCCAAACACTTTCTAGTAATCTGATAAATACGTTCAGCCGGTTGATAACAATCTGTATTGCCAGACATAACAATAGGGTGTGCTTTCCAACTTTTCTTCTTTAGTACTGCTTCTAGTAACTTTGGCGCCTCTTTTTTGACCATGATTTTACGTTCAAAATCCAGCCCTGCACTATACCCCCAATATTCATGGCTGTTGCGCGCATAACAGTAGATACACCCGTGCTCACAGCCTTGATAGGCATTCATGGAATACATCATGCCAACGTCTGGACTATCCACTTTATTGACTATCGTTTTAGGAAATACCTCTAAATATTGGGTTTTGTTTTTGTCACTTTCTTCACCTTCTTTATGGCAATACTCTAGAAAATCATCACGTGTTTCATGGCTAAATTCGAAAAAACGATTAGGCGTATTAACCTGTGCACCACGGCCTTTTATGGTAACTTTGGGATCCATCTAAATAATTATAAGGTTTTCTTACTAAGAACTGCTCCTTAAAATTACCCATAATGTATACGTAAAACTGTTAAAGTGAATATGGGTTATTAACAAATATTATTTTCCAGGAAAATTCGCTTTTCGTTTTTGTAAAAATGCCGTAGTGCCTTCTTTAAAATCTTCAGTCCCAAAACTTTTCCCGAATTCTTTTATTTCAACATCAAATCCATTAATGCCATCTGTATCATTAGCATTTATTGCTTTGATAGCTGCACTAATGGCTACCGGAGAATTCCGTAAAATTTTACTGGCAATTTTCTCGCAAAACGGAAGCAGGTCTTCTGGCGTTGTAACATGGTTAACTAGCCCATAATTTAATGCCT encodes the following:
- a CDS encoding AraC family transcriptional regulator — its product is MNNKKPAFEKVSPGFGSSLLVRQHVKQAEKAAAFWHFHPELELVYVNKGQGKRHIGNHLSYFNNSQLLLIGSNLPHNGFTDRLTATGTETIVQFKSSFLGDDFLKIPEMTAISLLFDRAKKGILFKPDTKKIIGPKIEHLMNYDGLERVLSFLDILNHLANTDDYTLLNADGFAFEAEAQDSTKIDVIFKHVNKNFINHISLEEIADKVSMTVPAFCRYFKKATGKTFTQLVNEYRVVHATKLLNESQMSITDICFECGFNNFSHFNKQFNEITGKSASQYRKEIKLIIQ
- a CDS encoding PA0069 family radical SAM protein, yielding MDPKVTIKGRGAQVNTPNRFFEFSHETRDDFLEYCHKEGEESDKNKTQYLEVFPKTIVNKVDSPDVGMMYSMNAYQGCEHGCIYCYARNSHEYWGYSAGLDFERKIMVKKEAPKLLEAVLKKKSWKAHPIVMSGNTDCYQPAERIYQITRKCLEVFLKYKHPVGIITKNALILRDLDLLKALAQDRLLSVTISLTSLSEDTRRILEPRTASIKKRLETIQILSDHGIPVNVMLAPIIPSINSHEILALAETASKHGATSIGHTIVRLNGAIGEIFSDWIRKKLPDRAEKVLHQIEDCHGGRLNDSRYGTRMRGEGNIAKQINDLVRLARQKYFINQSMPKLNLDLHEQYKDGQLKLF